From Chromohalobacter canadensis, one genomic window encodes:
- a CDS encoding ATP-binding protein: protein MTSIRYYLLRTLTLVLVVSGGVAVLASYLITDHELEEVLDTQLSLHSRIVAGQLPENASDDAFKRLANQLSIPDYPARLYHDGQPVALDGDDTTPTKLYHEEERKLALGLWKSDKTPRLLQGKWTQDGSFPAPDEEGFRWVDYAGHRWRVFSMFDERHDLWLSMGQRSNFQREIVERITWNNLIPMVALLPLMLWLMNRIIRRGLTPIRRLSDQVQGRHARDLRHIELDVPRELEGLHQSLNDFIDRLGETLERERRFTADAAHELRTPLAALRIHLDNVQAGETASLQKAYTGVERLQRVVEQLLVLARLDRTPDSRTAPIDLYPIVIDLMADLWPLAHERQQQLTLEGLKQLRVHADETEVGILFRNLLDNALRYTPEGGHVEVELGETTQGGAQIRVRDSGPGIPEDLLEKVTERFRRASDQRTTGSGLGLSIVVELAQRQQATLQLRNRPEHGLEATITWQAQ from the coding sequence ATGACGTCCATTCGCTATTACCTGCTCCGCACGCTGACGCTAGTACTCGTCGTGTCCGGTGGCGTGGCGGTGCTTGCCTCGTATTTGATCACCGATCACGAGCTGGAAGAAGTGCTCGACACCCAACTCAGCCTCCACAGCCGCATTGTCGCCGGCCAACTACCGGAAAACGCCAGCGATGACGCGTTCAAACGACTGGCCAACCAGCTCAGTATCCCCGATTACCCGGCGCGCCTCTATCACGATGGCCAGCCCGTCGCACTCGATGGCGATGACACCACGCCGACCAAGCTTTATCACGAGGAAGAACGCAAACTTGCGCTGGGCCTATGGAAGTCCGACAAAACACCACGCCTACTCCAGGGAAAATGGACACAAGATGGATCTTTCCCTGCCCCCGATGAAGAAGGCTTTCGCTGGGTCGACTATGCCGGCCATCGCTGGCGCGTCTTCAGCATGTTCGACGAACGCCACGACCTGTGGCTCAGCATGGGCCAACGCAGCAATTTTCAGCGCGAAATAGTCGAGCGCATCACCTGGAACAACCTCATCCCAATGGTGGCTCTGTTGCCGCTCATGCTGTGGCTGATGAACCGCATCATTCGCCGTGGCCTGACTCCGATTCGACGCCTGTCGGATCAGGTGCAAGGACGGCATGCCCGCGATCTTCGGCATATCGAGCTCGACGTGCCCCGTGAGTTGGAGGGATTACACCAGTCGCTGAACGACTTCATCGACCGGCTGGGCGAAACCTTGGAACGCGAACGCCGTTTCACCGCCGACGCCGCGCATGAACTGCGCACCCCGCTGGCCGCGTTGCGTATCCACCTAGACAATGTCCAAGCTGGGGAGACAGCATCGCTGCAAAAGGCTTATACCGGCGTCGAACGCCTGCAACGCGTCGTCGAACAGCTGCTGGTCCTGGCGCGGCTGGATCGCACACCGGATAGTCGCACCGCTCCGATCGACCTCTACCCCATCGTCATCGACCTCATGGCCGACTTGTGGCCCCTCGCTCATGAGCGCCAACAGCAATTGACGCTCGAAGGTCTCAAACAGTTGCGCGTTCATGCCGATGAAACCGAAGTCGGCATTCTTTTCCGCAACCTGCTCGACAACGCCCTGCGTTACACCCCGGAAGGCGGCCATGTAGAGGTCGAGCTCGGCGAGACCACGCAAGGGGGCGCACAAATCCGCGTCCGTGACAGCGGCCCCGGCATCCCCGAAGACCTGCTCGAGAAGGTGACCGAGCGTTTCCGTCGCGCCTCAGACCAACGCACCACCGGCAGCGGGCTGGGACTCTCCATCGTCGTCGAACTGGCTCAGCGTCAGCAGGCGACACTCCAACTGCGCAATCGTCCTGAACATGGGTTGGAGGCCACGATCACCTGGCAGGCACAATAA
- a CDS encoding cytochrome b/b6 domain-containing protein has protein sequence MAHREEHPQKLKIWDPIVRILHWTLAIAFMTAWVSSGQWQTLHEWAGYTVGVAIVLRIIWGIIGTRHARFINFTYSPKEIFQHLRNMRHGHERHYDGHNPAGSAMVFLLLGGLGLQAILGWLLTTHTFQENTLIETVHPILGNALLIAAILHVVGVTISSKLTKQNLAKAMLTGKKTKKRQE, from the coding sequence ATGGCGCATAGAGAAGAACATCCACAAAAGTTAAAGATCTGGGACCCAATAGTAAGGATACTTCACTGGACATTGGCTATAGCATTCATGACAGCCTGGGTGAGCTCTGGCCAATGGCAGACACTACATGAATGGGCAGGGTATACAGTAGGCGTAGCAATAGTATTACGAATCATATGGGGAATAATAGGGACTCGACACGCACGGTTCATCAATTTCACTTACTCACCAAAAGAAATATTTCAACATTTACGAAACATGCGACATGGGCATGAACGACATTATGACGGCCACAATCCCGCCGGCAGCGCCATGGTCTTTTTACTATTAGGAGGACTTGGCCTGCAAGCAATATTGGGCTGGCTTCTAACAACGCACACCTTTCAAGAAAACACACTGATAGAAACTGTACACCCAATATTAGGAAACGCCCTTCTTATTGCAGCAATACTACATGTTGTTGGTGTAACAATTTCAAGCAAGTTAACAAAACAAAATCTTGCCAAGGCAATGCTTACTGGTAAAAAAACAAAAAAACGCCAAGAATAA
- the xdhC gene encoding xanthine dehydrogenase accessory protein XdhC yields MSAETWHSALHHLQAGAAPHVLISVVGAEGSTPREPGAKMVVTADACHDTLGGGHFEYQAIACAREMLTASTRGEQATTPRLEAFPLGGRSGQCCGGHVSLLFECFAGAEKHIAIFGAGHVAQALVPLLAPLPWRVHWFDSRDDAFAALAPSSRVDCHRLDENAIAMALAGLPHDVHALVMTHDHAQDRRLVDVLLSHSGVASIGLIGSQSKWASFQRPLREAGHDATALSRVRCPIGVPGAGGKRPYEIALAIAAELLTLAPTEAHAPQRGVMPATWRHVTGQDVCL; encoded by the coding sequence ATGAGCGCCGAGACCTGGCACAGCGCCTTGCACCACCTGCAAGCCGGTGCCGCGCCCCATGTACTGATCAGCGTCGTTGGCGCCGAGGGCTCCACGCCGCGCGAGCCCGGCGCCAAGATGGTGGTGACCGCCGACGCCTGCCACGACACGCTCGGCGGTGGCCACTTCGAGTACCAGGCCATCGCTTGCGCACGCGAGATGCTCACTGCCAGCACCCGTGGTGAGCAGGCAACCACGCCGCGTCTAGAAGCTTTCCCCCTGGGCGGACGCAGCGGGCAGTGTTGCGGCGGGCATGTCAGTTTGCTGTTCGAGTGCTTCGCGGGCGCCGAGAAGCACATCGCCATATTCGGTGCCGGCCACGTCGCACAGGCTCTCGTGCCCTTGCTGGCACCGCTCCCATGGCGGGTACACTGGTTCGACAGCCGCGACGATGCCTTTGCGGCACTTGCGCCCTCATCTCGCGTCGATTGCCACCGCCTCGATGAGAACGCCATTGCAATGGCACTCGCGGGGCTCCCGCACGATGTACATGCGCTCGTCATGACCCATGACCACGCCCAAGACCGCCGCCTCGTCGATGTCTTGCTCAGCCATTCCGGCGTGGCCTCTATCGGCTTGATCGGCTCGCAAAGCAAGTGGGCGAGTTTCCAGCGCCCCTTGCGCGAGGCCGGACACGACGCGACTGCACTCTCGCGGGTACGCTGCCCAATCGGTGTTCCTGGCGCGGGCGGCAAACGCCCCTACGAGATCGCATTGGCCATCGCCGCCGAATTACTGACCCTGGCCCCGACCGAGGCCCATGCGCCGCAGCGTGGGGTGATGCCCGCCACTTGGCGCCACGTCACCGGCCAAGATGTATGCCTCTGA
- a CDS encoding response regulator — MRILLVEDDPLLGDGIKTALTREAYTVDWFTEGHHAIEAAQNEAFSAMILDLGLPDMDGMAVLQHLRQASGLPILILTARDAVEERIRGLDAGADDYVLKPFNLQELLARLRVITRRAEGRASRTLTLGALSIDEASHSVSWQGQDIALGRREYALLLELARHPDKVLSRPRLESLLYGWGEEVASNAVEVHVHHLRKKLGKSLIMTVRGIGYRLDRRAV, encoded by the coding sequence ATGCGTATACTCTTGGTCGAAGACGATCCGCTTCTGGGCGATGGCATCAAGACCGCGCTTACCCGCGAAGCCTATACAGTGGATTGGTTCACCGAAGGCCATCATGCTATCGAAGCTGCCCAAAACGAGGCATTCAGTGCCATGATCCTCGACCTGGGGCTGCCCGACATGGATGGCATGGCAGTGCTCCAGCATCTACGCCAAGCTTCCGGACTGCCAATACTCATCCTCACCGCACGCGACGCCGTCGAAGAACGCATTCGTGGACTCGATGCCGGCGCCGACGATTACGTACTCAAGCCCTTCAACCTACAGGAGTTGCTGGCACGCCTGCGCGTCATCACGCGGCGCGCCGAGGGCCGCGCGTCACGCACCCTGACACTCGGCGCCTTGAGCATCGACGAAGCCAGTCACAGCGTCAGTTGGCAAGGACAAGACATCGCGCTGGGGCGCCGCGAATACGCCCTATTGCTCGAACTGGCACGCCACCCCGACAAGGTGCTCTCGCGCCCCCGGCTGGAAAGCCTGCTCTACGGCTGGGGAGAGGAAGTCGCCTCGAACGCAGTGGAGGTCCACGTTCACCATCTGCGCAAGAAACTCGGCAAGTCGCTCATCATGACCGTCCGTGGTATCGGTTATCGCCTGGATCGTCGCGCAGTATGA
- the guaD gene encoding guanine deaminase, with the protein MTHSQLLRGTVLTFDADPGEAPTPDADSLRYWEDGAVWVEGGRIRAVDDFSALTPHVPEEVEIVDYRGKLIMPGFIDSHVHYSQLDIIASFGRELLDWLNDYTFPAECRFAERAHAEEVAERFLDELLRGGTTTAQVFCTSHPGSVDSIFSAAQQRRLRLLAGKVLMDRHAPETLTDTATGGIRDSERLIADWHGKDRLAYSLTPRFAPTSSREQLDAVGGVLRNDASLYLQSHLSEHRGELAWVAELFPECRDYLAVYERYGLVGPRSTYAHGIHLSEDERARLADAGANIAFSPTSNLFLGSGLFDRLATRDAGVVTSLASDVGAGTGLCGLTTLQGAYQVGALLGQPLTAWQGFYRLTLGNAKALHLDHRIGRIQAGYEADMVVLDLAATPLLARRTQVAETFGECLFAMMILGDDRCVYATWADGRLVHQRDAHDHHEAPQKRAPASS; encoded by the coding sequence ATGACCCACTCCCAACTGCTACGCGGCACCGTGCTGACCTTCGACGCCGATCCCGGCGAGGCGCCTACCCCAGACGCCGATAGCCTACGCTATTGGGAAGACGGCGCCGTGTGGGTGGAAGGTGGCCGCATTCGCGCCGTCGACGACTTTTCGGCCCTCACCCCGCATGTGCCCGAAGAGGTCGAGATCGTCGACTACCGCGGCAAGTTGATCATGCCCGGCTTCATCGACAGCCATGTGCATTATTCGCAGCTCGACATCATTGCCTCGTTCGGTCGCGAATTGCTCGACTGGCTCAACGACTACACCTTTCCCGCCGAATGCCGCTTCGCCGAACGGGCGCACGCCGAGGAAGTCGCCGAGCGATTCCTTGATGAACTGCTGCGCGGCGGCACAACCACTGCTCAGGTATTCTGCACCTCGCATCCCGGCTCGGTGGACAGCATCTTCTCCGCCGCCCAGCAGCGCCGGCTGCGCTTGCTGGCGGGCAAGGTGCTGATGGACCGCCATGCCCCGGAGACGCTCACCGACACCGCGACCGGCGGCATCCGCGATAGCGAACGGTTGATCGCCGACTGGCACGGCAAGGATCGTCTGGCGTATTCGCTGACGCCGCGTTTCGCACCGACTTCGAGTCGCGAACAACTCGATGCCGTTGGCGGCGTTCTGCGCAACGACGCGAGCCTGTATCTACAAAGCCATCTCTCGGAACACCGGGGCGAACTCGCCTGGGTCGCCGAGCTGTTTCCCGAGTGTCGGGACTATCTCGCCGTCTACGAACGCTACGGCCTGGTCGGCCCGCGCAGCACCTACGCACACGGTATTCATCTCTCCGAGGACGAACGCGCGCGACTTGCCGATGCCGGTGCCAATATCGCCTTCTCGCCGACATCCAATTTGTTTCTGGGCAGCGGGCTTTTCGATCGCCTCGCCACCCGTGACGCCGGTGTCGTCACATCCCTGGCCAGCGATGTAGGCGCCGGCACCGGGCTATGCGGGCTGACAACACTGCAAGGTGCCTATCAGGTCGGCGCCCTGCTTGGCCAGCCGTTGACCGCTTGGCAGGGGTTTTATCGGCTTACGCTTGGCAATGCCAAAGCGCTGCACCTCGATCATCGTATCGGACGAATACAAGCCGGGTACGAAGCCGACATGGTCGTCCTGGATTTGGCCGCCACGCCCCTATTGGCACGCCGTACCCAAGTGGCCGAAACATTCGGCGAGTGCCTCTTCGCGATGATGATATTGGGTGACGACCGCTGCGTGTACGCTACCTGGGCCGACGGCCGCCTCGTGCACCAGCGTGACGCACACGATCACCATGAAGCACCACAGAAGCGCGCGCCCGCATCTTCGTGA
- the hpxO gene encoding FAD-dependent urate hydroxylase HpxO, which yields MSRSAPHASPLHVLVVGAGMGGLSAALAFQHQGHRVTVVERVNEIRPVGAAISLWPNGVKVMHRLGLGETIERLSGEMTRMRYLNHHGQTLTDFSLAPLFEDVGQRACPIARAALQQTLFDAVGAEHIQLGRRCLDYTQDDEGVTAHFEDGGSLHGDLLVVADGTHSRLRGKLTGHPVERQYVGYVNWNVRVPADDDLAPLHNWDQYVGDAKRVSLMPMGSGGNDQGAPEFYCFFDVPLPAGTPNDSQRYRDELREHFAGWAEPVQAVIERFDPERMARLEIHDIPPLDTLIAPRVALLGDAAHGMAPDLGQGGCQAMEDAWVLADAVQHALTEHADTSKAIATALTHYDVARVERVGEIVSRARKRAAMIHGLDPEQTHAWYDELAHEDGDAILAGLKKTVVGGPLG from the coding sequence ATGTCTCGCTCAGCACCACACGCTTCCCCCTTGCACGTCCTCGTCGTCGGCGCAGGGATGGGCGGCCTGAGTGCCGCACTTGCCTTTCAACACCAGGGGCATCGAGTCACCGTCGTCGAGCGTGTCAACGAGATACGCCCAGTAGGCGCAGCCATCTCCCTATGGCCCAACGGGGTAAAAGTGATGCACCGCCTAGGGCTCGGCGAGACTATCGAGCGATTAAGCGGCGAGATGACCCGCATGCGCTACCTCAACCACCATGGGCAGACCTTGACCGATTTTAGTCTTGCGCCACTGTTCGAGGATGTTGGGCAACGTGCCTGCCCCATCGCACGCGCCGCCTTGCAGCAGACCTTGTTCGATGCCGTGGGGGCCGAGCACATTCAGTTGGGGCGGCGTTGCCTCGACTATACCCAGGACGACGAAGGCGTCACGGCACATTTCGAAGATGGCGGCAGCCTCCACGGCGACTTGCTGGTGGTCGCCGACGGCACGCATTCACGGCTGCGCGGAAAGCTCACGGGGCACCCCGTGGAACGTCAGTACGTAGGGTACGTCAACTGGAACGTGCGCGTACCCGCCGATGATGATCTAGCCCCGCTGCATAATTGGGACCAGTACGTGGGCGACGCCAAGCGGGTTTCCTTGATGCCTATGGGTAGCGGCGGCAATGACCAGGGCGCGCCGGAATTCTACTGTTTCTTCGACGTGCCATTGCCCGCCGGCACGCCCAACGACTCCCAGCGTTACCGTGACGAACTGCGCGAACACTTCGCCGGCTGGGCCGAGCCGGTACAAGCCGTGATCGAGCGCTTCGATCCCGAGCGCATGGCGCGCCTCGAAATCCACGATATCCCGCCCCTCGACACCCTCATCGCACCTCGTGTGGCACTCCTTGGAGACGCCGCGCACGGCATGGCGCCGGATCTCGGCCAGGGCGGCTGCCAAGCCATGGAAGACGCCTGGGTGCTGGCCGACGCCGTGCAGCACGCCCTCACTGAACACGCTGACACCTCGAAAGCGATTGCCACCGCACTGACCCACTACGACGTCGCGCGTGTCGAGCGCGTCGGCGAGATCGTCTCACGTGCCCGCAAACGCGCGGCGATGATCCACGGCCTCGACCCCGAGCAAACTCATGCCTGGTATGACGAACTCGCCCACGAAGATGGCGACGCCATCCTCGCAGGACTCAAGAAGACCGTTGTCGGCGGGCCACTGGGGTAA
- a CDS encoding uracil-xanthine permease family protein, with the protein MSVDQPLYRLEDRPGPLASLLAAVQHVLASFVGIIAPSLIVGSALGLDQYMSYLISMALFVSGVATWVQSQRLGPLGSGLLSVQGTSFSFVAALIAAGETARAGGASDEAVIATLLGVCAVGSFIEIALGGMLHRLKRIITPTVTGVVVTLIGLSLVKVGVTDMAGGVGAEDFGSLANLGLAALVIVVVLACQMSRYIWLRIGSVFFGLVTGCLVAALTGQFEGRPEALEWFALPQPLRFGIGFDWTAFVPVAFIFLVTAIETVGDLTGTSRASGEPVSGPVYQRRIRGGVLADGVNSLLAALFNTFPNTTFSQNTGVVQLTGVASRHVGRYVAVILLLLGLIPALGTLLQFIPRPVLGAATTLMFGLIAVSGIRILSDQEMTRKTIMTIAVSVGMGLGVQLVPEALSGLPETAERIFSSPITTGGLTAILCTLLLPGSTGDAEETADTTPRATAPHQSS; encoded by the coding sequence ATGTCAGTCGATCAACCCCTCTATCGCCTCGAGGATCGTCCCGGGCCTCTGGCCTCGCTGCTCGCTGCCGTACAACACGTACTCGCCAGTTTCGTGGGCATTATCGCTCCCAGCCTGATCGTGGGCAGCGCCTTGGGGCTCGATCAGTACATGTCATATCTGATCAGCATGGCGCTGTTCGTCTCGGGCGTGGCGACATGGGTGCAGTCCCAGCGTCTCGGGCCGCTCGGATCGGGACTCCTGAGCGTCCAGGGCACGAGCTTCTCGTTCGTGGCCGCGCTGATTGCCGCCGGCGAAACCGCTCGTGCCGGCGGCGCCAGCGACGAAGCCGTCATCGCGACGTTGCTCGGCGTCTGTGCCGTAGGCAGTTTCATCGAGATCGCCCTCGGCGGCATGCTGCATCGTCTCAAGCGCATCATCACGCCCACCGTCACCGGCGTGGTCGTGACCTTGATCGGCCTCTCGCTGGTCAAGGTCGGCGTCACCGATATGGCCGGCGGGGTCGGCGCCGAAGATTTCGGCAGCCTTGCCAACCTGGGTCTGGCGGCACTGGTAATCGTCGTGGTACTGGCCTGTCAGATGTCGCGATACATCTGGCTGCGCATCGGCTCGGTCTTCTTCGGGCTGGTGACCGGCTGTCTCGTGGCCGCGCTCACCGGCCAGTTCGAGGGCCGTCCCGAGGCACTTGAATGGTTCGCCCTACCGCAACCGCTGCGCTTTGGCATCGGCTTCGACTGGACAGCCTTCGTTCCCGTGGCATTCATCTTCCTGGTCACCGCCATCGAGACCGTAGGCGATCTCACCGGCACGTCACGCGCCTCGGGCGAACCCGTCAGCGGCCCGGTTTATCAACGCCGGATACGAGGCGGCGTGCTGGCCGATGGCGTCAACTCACTGCTCGCCGCCCTTTTCAACACCTTCCCCAATACCACCTTCAGCCAAAACACCGGCGTGGTGCAGTTGACTGGCGTAGCTAGCCGCCATGTGGGGCGCTACGTCGCGGTCATCCTGCTGCTACTGGGGCTCATCCCCGCACTCGGTACTCTGCTGCAGTTCATCCCACGTCCCGTGCTCGGCGCCGCGACGACTTTGATGTTCGGCCTAATCGCCGTCTCCGGCATCCGCATCCTCAGCGACCAGGAGATGACCCGCAAGACGATCATGACTATCGCCGTTTCGGTGGGAATGGGGCTCGGCGTCCAGCTCGTTCCCGAAGCCCTATCAGGGCTTCCCGAAACCGCCGAACGCATCTTTTCCTCGCCCATCACCACCGGCGGGTTGACCGCCATCCTGTGCACCCTGTTGCTGCCCGGCAGTACCGGGGACGCTGAAGAAACCGCCGACACGACGCCGCGTGCCACAGCGCCGCATCAGTCTTCGTAA
- a CDS encoding MFS transporter: MLEVLSHRRYRHLFLAQVTALAGTGLTTVALALLAHDLASGQAGVVLGTALAIKMLAYVGIAPVVGAYASRLPRRTLLVSLDLLRASVVCALPFVTEIWQVYVLIFLLNAASAGFTPVFQATIPDLLQDEGQYTRALSLSRLAYDLENLLSPMAAAALLMVMSFDVLFLLNGLAFLVSAGLVVSVMLPSPKATEDEVPSVWRKVSHGMRIYLKTPRLRGLLALNMVVSAAGAMQIVNTVVYVRSSLGLGAQAVAMAFAAVGGGSMLVALLLPKVLERTRERPLMLAGGVLMTLSLFLGLLAPGFVGLLGLWFLLGAGASLVMTPTGHLLKQSCQPEDRPALFAAQFSLSHGCWLVSYPLAGWFGSQAGLIETFALLGAIALVSTTLAIRVWPSRDPVALEHGHAPVEHSHLHYHDDHHQHEHEGWEGPEPHRHSHHHPRARHRHAFVIDHHHPQWPR; the protein is encoded by the coding sequence ATGCTCGAAGTGCTGAGTCACCGTCGCTATCGCCATTTGTTCCTGGCCCAGGTCACCGCCCTCGCCGGCACCGGGCTAACGACGGTCGCCCTGGCATTGCTGGCCCATGACCTAGCGTCCGGGCAGGCAGGAGTCGTGCTAGGCACGGCACTAGCGATCAAGATGTTGGCCTATGTGGGCATCGCACCGGTGGTCGGGGCCTACGCCTCGCGTCTGCCGCGCCGCACTCTGCTGGTCAGCCTGGATCTGCTGCGGGCGTCCGTGGTCTGCGCGCTGCCCTTCGTCACCGAAATCTGGCAGGTCTATGTGCTGATCTTCCTGCTCAACGCCGCCTCGGCGGGCTTCACCCCGGTCTTCCAGGCAACGATTCCGGACCTGCTCCAGGACGAGGGGCAGTACACCCGCGCGCTGTCGCTGTCGCGGCTCGCCTATGACCTCGAGAACCTGCTCAGTCCCATGGCCGCCGCGGCGCTATTGATGGTGATGAGCTTCGATGTATTGTTCCTGCTCAATGGCCTGGCCTTCCTGGTCTCGGCCGGCCTAGTGGTCTCGGTGATGTTGCCGTCGCCCAAGGCAACGGAGGACGAGGTACCAAGCGTGTGGCGCAAGGTCTCCCACGGCATGCGGATCTACCTGAAGACGCCGCGACTGCGCGGACTGCTGGCCCTGAACATGGTGGTCTCGGCGGCCGGGGCCATGCAGATCGTCAACACTGTGGTCTACGTGCGTTCTTCCCTGGGCCTGGGCGCGCAGGCAGTGGCCATGGCTTTCGCGGCAGTCGGAGGCGGCTCGATGCTGGTGGCCCTGCTGCTGCCGAAAGTGCTGGAGCGCACGCGAGAACGTCCGCTCATGCTCGCGGGCGGCGTTCTGATGACACTAAGCCTCTTTCTTGGCCTGCTGGCACCCGGGTTCGTGGGGCTACTAGGGCTGTGGTTCTTGCTGGGTGCCGGCGCCTCGCTGGTCATGACGCCTACTGGGCACCTACTCAAGCAATCGTGCCAGCCCGAGGACCGTCCGGCGTTGTTCGCCGCGCAGTTCTCGCTATCGCATGGCTGCTGGCTGGTCTCCTATCCGCTGGCCGGCTGGTTCGGGTCGCAGGCGGGCCTGATCGAGACCTTCGCCCTGCTAGGGGCGATCGCGCTGGTGTCTACGACACTCGCGATCCGTGTCTGGCCATCACGGGACCCGGTGGCGCTCGAGCATGGCCATGCTCCTGTGGAGCACTCCCACCTGCATTACCATGACGACCACCACCAGCATGAACATGAGGGCTGGGAGGGACCTGAACCGCATCGCCACTCTCATCATCACCCAAGAGCTCGACATCGTCATGCCTTCGTGATCGATCATCATCACCCGCAATGGCCTAGATGA